The following proteins are encoded in a genomic region of Desulfosporosinus youngiae DSM 17734:
- a CDS encoding type II 3-dehydroquinate dehydratase, giving the protein MRVEQTNFGGELIQWIYSMGPDYFLIINPGTWTHHSYAVQDAIISVQVPAIKVHLSNIHTQRNMLTDCNFLSFRVGSRNLHKTTSCAEHGEWSKWLEEPVDFSESRATIN; this is encoded by the coding sequence ATCCGGGTAGAGCAGACCAACTTCGGAGGAGAGTTAATTCAGTGGATTTATAGTATGGGGCCGGATTACTTTTTAATTATTAATCCTGGCACATGGACTCATCACAGCTATGCTGTTCAGGATGCTATAATCAGTGTTCAGGTGCCAGCTATCAAGGTTCATTTATCCAATATCCATACTCAGCGAAACATGCTAACGGACTGTAATTTTTTGTCGTTTCGCGTAGGATCCAGGAATCTTCACAAAACGACAAGTTGTGCCGAGCATGGAGAATGGAGCAAGTGGCTGGAAGAGCCGGTGGATTTCTCCGAGAGCAGGGCCACAATAAACTGA
- a CDS encoding spore germination protein yields the protein MFFRKKDEKKLTPDLEANIKLFKDIFTNDDTLIVRKFQNKYLKAAACCVIYIDGMVNTEVIHENIIQPILGGNLKEEISNGNLLEELQYKVIPSSDVKESADIYDLVGSAINGDTVLLVEGYKKALIVSSKGWQTRPIDEPLAERVVRGPREGFVESLITNLSLIRRKIKNPNLKFQFKELGLTTKTKICICYVEGLASEKVLQELMHRLDKIKIDGILDSGYIQELIKDAPLSLLETVASTERPDNVAGKLLEGRIAVVVDGSPFVLTLPFLFVEYFHADEDYYNESLFASVSRSFRMIGMFLAILLPAIYVSLTTFHQEMIPTPLLLSITAARQGTPFPTIVEAVIMGFLFEILRETGTRMPAPIGQTVVIVGALILGEAAIESRFISAPMVIVSGLTGITALLTVKFKSFPIILRMVFLLLAFLMGLYGVIFGLIGLVIYFMGMRSYGVPYLLGTTSFDEANIKDTVIRVPWRQVYFRPRVSVAENHDADHRKQR from the coding sequence ATGTTCTTTCGCAAGAAAGATGAGAAAAAATTAACCCCAGACCTTGAGGCAAACATCAAACTATTCAAAGACATTTTTACGAATGATGATACGTTGATTGTCAGGAAGTTTCAGAATAAGTATTTAAAGGCTGCAGCCTGCTGCGTTATCTACATTGATGGCATGGTCAATACTGAAGTGATCCATGAGAATATTATTCAGCCTATTTTGGGCGGGAATTTAAAGGAAGAGATTTCGAACGGCAACCTGCTGGAAGAATTACAGTATAAAGTGATCCCCTCCAGTGATGTCAAAGAATCCGCCGATATTTACGATCTGGTGGGTTCCGCAATCAATGGGGATACTGTTTTATTGGTGGAGGGTTACAAGAAGGCCCTGATTGTCAGCAGCAAAGGCTGGCAGACCAGGCCCATCGATGAACCGCTGGCTGAGCGGGTCGTGCGCGGACCGAGAGAAGGTTTCGTCGAGTCTTTAATCACAAACCTGTCTTTAATCCGCCGGAAAATCAAAAATCCAAATTTGAAGTTTCAGTTTAAAGAATTAGGCTTGACCACCAAGACCAAAATTTGCATTTGCTATGTTGAAGGGTTGGCCTCCGAAAAAGTTCTTCAGGAATTGATGCACCGGCTGGATAAGATCAAAATTGATGGAATTCTGGATTCCGGCTATATCCAGGAACTCATCAAAGATGCTCCCTTGTCGCTTTTGGAAACTGTAGCTTCCACTGAACGTCCGGATAATGTGGCCGGAAAACTGCTGGAAGGAAGGATTGCAGTTGTCGTTGACGGAAGCCCCTTTGTGCTTACCCTGCCGTTTTTGTTTGTTGAATATTTTCATGCCGATGAAGATTACTATAACGAATCCCTGTTTGCGTCGGTCAGCAGGAGCTTTAGGATGATTGGTATGTTTTTAGCAATTCTTCTCCCGGCAATTTATGTATCCCTGACAACCTTTCACCAGGAGATGATCCCGACACCCCTTTTATTAAGTATTACAGCTGCCAGGCAAGGCACGCCTTTTCCGACCATCGTGGAAGCTGTGATCATGGGTTTTTTGTTCGAAATACTGAGGGAAACCGGGACGAGAATGCCTGCGCCAATCGGACAGACCGTAGTTATTGTGGGGGCATTGATCCTGGGGGAAGCAGCAATTGAATCAAGATTTATCAGCGCCCCCATGGTTATCGTCAGCGGCTTGACCGGAATTACGGCGCTCTTGACCGTAAAGTTTAAAAGCTTTCCTATAATTCTCAGGATGGTATTTTTACTTCTGGCCTTTCTTATGGGTTTGTACGGAGTTATCTTCGGTTTGATCGGACTGGTTATATATTTTATGGGGATGCGCTCTTATGGCGTCCCCTATCTGCTGGGGACTACTTCCTTTGATGAGGCTAACATCAAAGATACGGTTATCAGAGTACCCTGGCGGCAAGTGTATTTTCGCCCCAGGGTCTCGGTCGCGGAGAATCATGACGCAGATCATAGAAAACAGAGGTAA
- a CDS encoding DUF3102 domain-containing protein yields the protein MAGRAGGFLREQGHNKLMRIFIEYGAGQLVSSNSDSNPNLRRQAVLLLGVPKEERAQFILDMDIETMKIKGNSH from the coding sequence GTGGCTGGAAGAGCCGGTGGATTTCTCCGAGAGCAGGGCCACAATAAACTGATGCGTATCTTCATAGAGTACGGAGCAGGACAGCTTGTCTCCTCAAATTCGGATTCGAATCCGAATTTGAGGAGACAAGCTGTCCTGCTTTTAGGTGTCCCAAAAGAGGAACGGGCGCAATTCATTCTCGATATGGATATTGAGACAATGAAAATCAAGGGAAACTCTCACTGA
- a CDS encoding type II toxin-antitoxin system RelB/DinJ family antitoxin, whose amino-acid sequence MATTSITIRMDENLKKQAEILFESMGLNMTTAFTIFTKAVVRQGKIPFEITADPFYGEANQARLMKSIVQLEAGKGTAHELIETDDE is encoded by the coding sequence ATGGCAACAACGAGCATTACTATTCGCATGGATGAAAACCTAAAAAAGCAAGCGGAAATACTTTTTGAATCCATGGGCTTGAATATGACCACAGCCTTTACTATTTTCACAAAGGCGGTTGTTCGGCAGGGGAAAATACCTTTCGAAATCACCGCCGACCCGTTTTACGGAGAAGCAAACCAAGCGCGGTTAATGAAGTCTATCGTCCAGCTTGAGGCCGGTAAAGGTACGGCGCATGAGTTGATAGAGACAGACGATGAATAA
- a CDS encoding Txe/YoeB family addiction module toxin — MNKIWTDEAWEDYLYWQTQDKKTLKRINQLIQDIDRNGNNGIGKPEALSYSLAGFWSRRIDETNRLVYRIKGGQLEIA, encoded by the coding sequence ATGAATAAGATATGGACTGATGAAGCATGGGAAGACTACCTTTATTGGCAAACGCAGGACAAAAAGACGTTGAAGCGGATTAACCAGCTAATACAGGACATTGACCGCAACGGCAACAACGGTATAGGAAAGCCGGAAGCTCTGTCCTACAGCCTTGCGGGTTTTTGGAGCCGGAGGATTGACGAAACAAACCGGCTTGTATATCGCATCAAAGGCGGACAATTAGAAATAGCCTAA
- a CDS encoding GerAB/ArcD/ProY family transporter, whose product MNKEMITHKQGVYLLILFMIGSNLFMGLAPGAKSDAWIAVIVGMTMAVPMIFIYARLLSLFKGMDIFDILKMVFGNVLGKIAALVYIWYPLHLGAMVIRNLGEFMNTVAIPDTPMLLPMLFVGFLCIWVVMAGVELLGRCSKVFFPIVIIIMLITTLLVIPYLNFAYLKPVMYDGISPVLNSGFNIFSFPLAETVLFLAVFSALKTDKSIYRVYFSGLFIFGAIGVLLTLRNLLVLGGDIVGEIYFPLYVEVGRISIGEFIQRIEVSVATTFIITAFIKVSVCLYVTCIGISKLFGLKSYRSVVVQTGLLMVFFAYIIYENIMDMVFFASLYPYYALPFQVILPVILLVIAEIRVRTGQLQTGRRY is encoded by the coding sequence ATGAATAAGGAAATGATTACCCATAAACAAGGGGTTTACCTGTTAATCTTGTTTATGATCGGCAGCAATCTGTTTATGGGATTGGCCCCAGGGGCCAAGAGTGATGCCTGGATTGCCGTTATTGTTGGAATGACTATGGCGGTGCCCATGATCTTTATCTACGCCAGGCTGCTCTCGCTTTTTAAAGGAATGGATATATTTGATATTCTGAAAATGGTTTTTGGCAATGTTTTAGGAAAAATAGCAGCGCTGGTGTATATTTGGTATCCGCTGCATCTGGGAGCAATGGTTATCAGAAATCTTGGCGAATTCATGAACACGGTGGCCATACCGGACACGCCAATGCTTTTGCCCATGCTGTTTGTTGGTTTCTTATGTATTTGGGTGGTCATGGCAGGAGTGGAGCTTCTGGGGCGCTGCAGCAAGGTTTTCTTCCCAATCGTTATTATTATCATGTTGATAACGACCTTGCTTGTCATTCCATATTTGAATTTTGCCTATCTCAAACCGGTAATGTATGACGGGATTTCTCCTGTCCTAAACAGTGGTTTTAATATTTTTTCCTTTCCCCTTGCGGAAACGGTACTTTTCCTGGCTGTTTTTTCCGCTTTGAAGACCGATAAGTCAATTTACAGGGTTTATTTTTCGGGACTGTTTATCTTCGGGGCAATTGGTGTTCTGCTTACCCTAAGGAATCTGCTGGTTCTAGGCGGTGATATTGTGGGCGAGATTTATTTTCCCCTTTATGTTGAAGTAGGCCGGATAAGTATTGGTGAGTTTATCCAGAGAATTGAAGTTTCTGTTGCTACCACATTTATAATTACTGCATTTATAAAAGTGAGTGTATGTTTGTATGTCACCTGTATAGGAATCAGCAAGTTATTTGGGCTGAAAAGTTACAGGTCAGTTGTGGTTCAGACCGGTCTTTTAATGGTTTTCTTTGCCTATATCATTTATGAAAATATTATGGACATGGTCTTTTTTGCTTCGCTATATCCTTATTATGCCCTTCCGTTTCAGGTGATTTTACCTGTAATCCTCCTTGTTATTGCTGAAATAAGAGTAAGAACGGGGCAATTGCAAACAGGAAGAAGATATTGA
- a CDS encoding Ger(x)C family spore germination protein: MILILTNALLLAGCWNYREIDMLRVVAGLAIDKSETGDQYLLTVETVDIKGGREANMVSNTITVAGDTLSDAKKNMDSISGKELYVAHARVAILSQDVAKEGAVKVIDWLARNVELREDIEVLVSKESTAQEILETGSKTDQIISFELDKVLKNEKRIANAPEKELWKLISELGGDGISAVLPVVSLKKVNSRTLPSVMGTAVFKKDKLVGLLNDDDTKDLLFIQNKVFGGSLVQNGDGANSPKVSLKIFDNTTKLKPVEKDGNVEITIDIKTTVALDEIEGTENYIDEPGRLRLEQSAEETMRKSIENVVKAVQTKYNSDIFGFGAKVKEDMPGTWKKVGTMWDDKFKDVKVSVYPEITIKNSSTFSQPLRIGD, encoded by the coding sequence TTGATCTTGATTTTAACTAATGCCCTGCTTTTAGCGGGTTGCTGGAACTACCGGGAGATCGATATGCTGAGGGTTGTGGCAGGGCTGGCCATCGACAAAAGCGAGACCGGTGATCAATATCTGTTAACCGTCGAAACCGTAGATATTAAGGGTGGCAGAGAAGCAAACATGGTTTCCAATACTATTACCGTGGCAGGCGATACGCTGTCTGACGCCAAAAAGAATATGGATTCTATTTCCGGGAAAGAATTGTATGTTGCTCATGCCAGGGTCGCTATTTTAAGCCAAGATGTAGCGAAAGAGGGGGCAGTAAAAGTTATTGATTGGTTAGCCAGGAATGTGGAGCTCAGGGAGGATATTGAAGTTCTGGTATCCAAGGAAAGCACTGCCCAAGAAATACTGGAAACCGGAAGCAAAACGGATCAAATCATTTCCTTTGAACTGGATAAGGTGTTGAAAAATGAAAAAAGGATAGCCAATGCCCCGGAGAAAGAGTTATGGAAGTTGATCAGCGAGTTAGGCGGAGACGGGATTTCGGCGGTCCTTCCGGTGGTGTCGCTTAAGAAAGTAAATAGCAGAACCTTGCCTTCGGTGATGGGAACGGCTGTATTTAAAAAAGATAAGCTGGTTGGCTTATTAAATGACGATGACACGAAAGATTTGCTTTTTATTCAAAACAAGGTGTTTGGCGGGTCACTGGTCCAGAATGGGGACGGTGCAAACAGCCCAAAAGTTTCGTTAAAAATATTCGATAATACGACGAAGCTAAAACCTGTTGAGAAGGATGGCAATGTGGAAATCACCATCGATATTAAAACTACGGTTGCCCTGGATGAGATCGAAGGCACGGAAAACTATATCGATGAACCCGGGAGACTTAGGCTGGAGCAAAGTGCCGAAGAGACTATGAGAAAGAGTATTGAAAATGTAGTCAAAGCAGTACAAACGAAATACAACAGCGATATCTTCGGGTTTGGAGCTAAAGTTAAAGAGGATATGCCAGGTACCTGGAAAAAAGTCGGGACAATGTGGGACGATAAATTTAAGGATGTGAAGGTTTCCGTCTATCCGGAAATTACCATCAAAAACAGTTCCACATTCTCTCAACCCCTGAGAATTGGAGATTAA
- the hydE gene encoding [FeFe] hydrogenase H-cluster radical SAM maturase HydE → MKKLIDKLHKTRELEAAELKELLENRSPQLSDYLFAKARAVQAENYGQDVYIRGLIEFTNYCKNDCYYCGIRKSNAKAERYRLSKEEILGCCEAGYELGFRTFVLQGGEDGYYTEERMTDIIRSIKRNHPDCALTLSLGEKSYETYRAFFEAGADRYLLRHETANGEHYARLHPPKMLLKNRKQCLWDLKEIGYQVGCGFMVGSPFQTTDCLVEDLLFIKELNPHMVGIGPFIPHHDTPLAREKAGDLELVLFLMGLIRLLLPTVLLPATTALGTIHPEGRELGIRAGGNVVMPNLSPRDVRGKYLLYDNKICTGDEAAECRHCLEGRIEGIGYKIAVSRGDHKSIL, encoded by the coding sequence ATGAAAAAACTGATCGATAAGCTGCATAAGACAAGGGAATTGGAAGCCGCCGAATTAAAAGAACTCCTGGAAAACCGCTCGCCTCAGCTCTCCGACTATCTTTTTGCCAAAGCGAGAGCGGTACAAGCTGAAAACTACGGCCAAGATGTGTATATCCGGGGTCTGATAGAATTCACGAATTACTGTAAAAACGACTGCTACTATTGCGGTATCCGGAAAAGCAACGCTAAGGCGGAGCGCTACCGTTTAAGCAAGGAGGAAATCCTCGGCTGCTGTGAGGCGGGCTATGAACTGGGTTTTCGCACCTTTGTTCTCCAGGGCGGGGAAGACGGGTACTATACGGAGGAGAGGATGACGGATATTATTCGCTCCATTAAAAGGAATCACCCCGATTGCGCTCTCACCCTTTCCCTTGGCGAAAAAAGCTATGAAACTTACCGGGCTTTTTTTGAAGCGGGAGCGGACCGCTACCTGCTCCGGCATGAAACGGCCAATGGGGAGCATTATGCCAGACTGCACCCTCCGAAAATGCTGCTCAAAAACAGAAAACAGTGTTTGTGGGATTTGAAGGAGATCGGCTATCAGGTGGGCTGCGGCTTTATGGTAGGGTCGCCCTTTCAGACCACGGATTGCCTGGTTGAGGATCTGTTGTTCATCAAAGAACTCAATCCCCACATGGTGGGTATCGGTCCCTTTATTCCTCACCATGACACGCCCCTGGCCCGGGAAAAAGCGGGGGACCTGGAGCTAGTCTTATTTTTAATGGGCCTGATCCGCTTGCTCCTGCCCACAGTGCTACTGCCGGCCACCACCGCCCTGGGCACCATTCATCCTGAAGGGCGGGAACTGGGCATCCGGGCCGGGGGAAATGTGGTCATGCCTAATCTCTCGCCCCGGGATGTCAGGGGAAAATACCTGCTCTATGACAATAAAATCTGCACCGGGGATGAAGCTGCGGAATGCCGGCATTGCCTGGAGGGGCGGATCGAGGGAATCGGCTACAAAATAGCCGTCAGCCGCGGCGACCATAAATCCATCCTCTGA
- a CDS encoding TM1266 family iron-only hydrogenase system putative regulator, which yields METRVAIIGIIVEDIDSVEKLNGILHNYGQYIIGRMGIPYREKAISIISLAVDAPQDVISALSGKLGRLPGVSTKAVYSKVTGKGENEGSHEKTDR from the coding sequence ATGGAGACAAGAGTGGCTATTATCGGAATTATTGTTGAGGACATTGACTCTGTGGAAAAATTGAATGGGATTCTACATAATTACGGGCAGTACATTATCGGCAGAATGGGGATTCCCTACCGTGAAAAAGCCATCAGTATCATCAGCCTGGCTGTTGACGCCCCCCAGGATGTTATCAGCGCTCTGTCGGGAAAGCTGGGCAGACTGCCGGGAGTCAGCACCAAAGCGGTCTATTCCAAAGTAACAGGTAAGGGGGAAAATGAGGGATCTCATGAAAAAACTGATCGATAA
- a CDS encoding BclA C-terminal domain-containing protein, whose protein sequence is MGATGATGATGDVGATGATGATGDAGATGATGATGDAGATGATGATGDAGATGATGATGDAGATGATGATGDTGATGATGATGDVGATGTTGATGDAGATGGTGATGDAGATGGTGATGDVGVTGGTGATGDAGATGATGATGDTGATGATGATGDVGATGTTGATGDAGATGGAGATGDAGATGGTGATGDVGATGATGATGDAGATGTTGATGDAGATGATGVTGDSGATGATGAMGDTGSTGATGATGDAGATGATGATGDAGATGATGATGDAGATGATGATGDAGATGATGATGDAGATGATGATGDAGATGATGATGDVGATGTTGATGDAGATGTTGATGDVGATGATGATGDAGATGATGATGDAGATGVTGATGYVGATGATGATGDAGATGATGATGDVGATGSTGTAVGASSAFAANTTGTSYVVTVITPATITFPSAQNLGTGITINGSNTIFTLANAGRYYISYAANTTLALLVGTRLVVNGSNVAAATILPLISTASYYADIIITATANTTISVEFFGVAATAILLTGSAGATINIIRLS, encoded by the coding sequence GTGGGAGCTACAGGAGCCACGGGGGCAACAGGCGATGTCGGAGCTACGGGAGCGACAGGTGCAACAGGCGATGCCGGGGCTACGGGAGCAACAGGTGCAACAGGTGATGCTGGAGCTACAGGAGCAACAGGTGCAACAGGTGATGCTGGAGCTACGGGAGCGACAGGTGCAACAGGCGATGCAGGAGCTACAGGAGCCACAGGTGCAACAGGTGATACCGGAGCTACAGGAGCCACAGGTGCAACAGGCGATGTCGGAGCTACAGGAACCACGGGTGCGACAGGTGATGCCGGAGCTACGGGAGGCACAGGTGCGACAGGTGATGCCGGAGCTACGGGAGGCACAGGTGCAACAGGTGATGTCGGAGTTACGGGAGGCACAGGTGCAACAGGCGATGCAGGAGCTACAGGAGCCACAGGTGCAACAGGTGATACCGGAGCTACAGGAGCCACAGGTGCAACAGGCGATGTCGGAGCTACAGGAACCACGGGTGCGACAGGTGATGCCGGAGCTACGGGAGGCGCAGGTGCGACAGGTGATGCCGGAGCTACGGGAGGCACAGGTGCAACAGGTGATGTCGGAGCTACGGGAGCGACAGGTGCAACAGGCGATGCAGGAGCTACGGGAACCACGGGGGCGACAGGTGACGCTGGAGCTACAGGTGCTACAGGGGTAACAGGTGACTCCGGAGCTACGGGAGCCACAGGGGCGATGGGTGACACAGGATCGACGGGAGCGACAGGTGCAACAGGTGACGCAGGAGCTACGGGAGCGACAGGTGCAACAGGCGATGCAGGAGCTACAGGAGCCACAGGTGCAACAGGTGATGCAGGAGCTACAGGAGCCACAGGTGCAACAGGTGATGCTGGAGCTACGGGAGCGACAGGTGCAACAGGCGATGCAGGAGCTACAGGAGCCACAGGTGCAACAGGTGATGCAGGAGCTACAGGAGCCACAGGTGCAACAGGCGATGTCGGAGCTACAGGAACCACGGGTGCGACAGGAGATGCCGGAGCTACAGGAACCACAGGGGCAACAGGCGATGTCGGAGCTACGGGAGCCACAGGTGCAACAGGTGATGCAGGAGCTACAGGAGCCACGGGTGCGACAGGTGATGCAGGAGCTACAGGAGTCACAGGTGCAACAGGCTATGTAGGAGCTACGGGAGCGACAGGTGCAACAGGCGATGCCGGAGCTACGGGAGCGACAGGTGCAACAGGTGATGTCGGAGCTACAGGTTCCACAGGAACTGCAGTTGGTGCCAGTTCTGCTTTTGCTGCAAATACTACAGGTACCTCGTATGTAGTTACTGTTATTACACCAGCTACGATTACTTTCCCCAGTGCGCAGAACCTGGGAACGGGTATTACAATAAACGGGTCAAATACCATTTTTACGCTGGCTAATGCGGGCAGATATTATATTTCTTACGCGGCAAATACCACTTTAGCTTTACTGGTAGGAACCCGGTTGGTTGTAAATGGCAGCAACGTTGCAGCGGCAACCATATTACCCTTGATATCGACGGCCAGTTATTATGCGGATATTATTATAACGGCTACAGCAAATACTACTATCTCTGTAGAGTTTTTTGGAGTAGCAGCTACAGCGATTCTCTTAACGGGTTCTGCCGGAGCAACTATAAACATTATAAGGTTATCATAA